One genomic segment of Paenibacillus durus includes these proteins:
- a CDS encoding CidA/LrgA family protein has product MRKLLIGMLQVGALTVFSLLMGKLSSWLHLPIPGSIIGMVLLFILLETGVIRLGWVEAGASWLLAELLLFFVPSAIGVIKYTSLLETDGLSLLAIILAGTFIVMTSSGLLTVLIFKVKEGRHHADRTSVSGSDSRSLSDL; this is encoded by the coding sequence ATGAGAAAACTATTGATTGGAATGCTGCAAGTAGGTGCGCTGACCGTATTCTCCCTATTAATGGGGAAACTTAGCTCTTGGTTACATCTTCCGATTCCCGGTAGCATTATCGGCATGGTGCTGTTATTCATCCTGCTGGAAACCGGCGTCATCCGGCTAGGCTGGGTGGAAGCCGGGGCATCCTGGCTGCTGGCCGAGCTGCTGCTGTTCTTTGTTCCCTCCGCTATTGGTGTTATAAAATACACATCATTGCTTGAGACGGACGGTCTCAGCTTACTGGCGATCATACTAGCTGGAACTTTTATCGTTATGACCAGTTCGGGACTGCTGACAGTCCTTATCTTCAAAGTCAAGGAGGGAAGACATCATGCTGACCGGACTTCTGTTTCTGGTTCTGACTCTCGGAGTTTATCTGATCTCTAA
- the cidR gene encoding cidABC operon transcriptional activator CidR, with amino-acid sequence MDIRQLQYFVEAARLNSFSKAAKSLYITQPTVSKMIRQIEEELGADLFYREGKSIKLTDAGEILLAKAQNIVESFHSLSSELDSLRSLKQGHIRIGLPPMVGANFFPAVIGRFHHKYPDVTIRLYEDGAKKVENDVETGVLDIGVVVLPVSEDKFHIFSFAEERLELLVPFGHRLAGRSSVPLVELKDEEFVLFREDFALHDRVIAECVKSGFQPTVVYESAQWDLIAQMVAAGLGIALLPQTICRDMDRSRISIITMTEPAIPWQLGMIWRRDRYLSFAAREWIAFAQGLLKER; translated from the coding sequence TTGGATATCAGGCAGTTGCAGTATTTTGTGGAGGCGGCGCGGCTCAACAGCTTCTCCAAGGCGGCCAAGTCATTATATATAACCCAGCCCACTGTCAGCAAGATGATCCGGCAGATTGAGGAGGAACTCGGGGCGGATTTGTTCTACCGGGAGGGCAAGAGCATTAAGCTGACCGACGCGGGCGAGATTCTGCTCGCCAAAGCACAGAATATCGTTGAATCCTTCCATAGTCTTTCCTCCGAGCTGGACAGCCTGCGCAGCCTGAAGCAGGGCCATATCCGCATCGGCCTGCCGCCCATGGTGGGGGCCAACTTCTTTCCGGCGGTGATCGGCCGATTCCACCATAAATATCCGGACGTCACGATCCGGCTGTACGAGGACGGGGCGAAGAAAGTTGAAAATGATGTGGAGACCGGCGTGCTCGATATCGGCGTCGTTGTTCTTCCTGTCAGCGAAGACAAATTTCATATTTTCTCCTTTGCCGAAGAAAGATTGGAGCTGCTGGTCCCTTTCGGGCACCGGCTGGCAGGTCGAAGCTCGGTTCCTCTGGTAGAGCTGAAGGATGAAGAGTTTGTGCTGTTCCGCGAGGACTTCGCCCTGCATGACCGCGTGATCGCCGAATGCGTCAAATCGGGGTTCCAGCCCACGGTTGTATACGAGAGTGCCCAGTGGGATCTGATCGCCCAGATGGTGGCCGCCGGGCTGGGCATCGCGCTGCTGCCGCAGACGATCTGCCGCGACATGGACCGTTCACGCATCTCCATAATCACAATGACCGAGCCGGCCATCCCGTGGCAGCTTGGCATGATCTGGCGCAGAGACCGTTACCTGTCCTTTGCAGCCCGCGAGTGGATCGCTTTTGCCCAGGGCCTGCTAAAGGAGAGGTAA
- a CDS encoding CidB/LrgB family autolysis modulator: MLTGLLFLVLTLGVYLISKRIYAAKTKMYLSPLIITPLLIISFLLMTGVSFDSYNAGGKWLTDLLQPATVAFAIPLHKNFKVLKKHAAEIAAGVLSGTVMAVISSVLLANWLHLSSNLATSLVPRSVTTPIAMNISQSIGGIPSITAVFVIMTGVLGTLMGPTVLRLFRIDNEVARGVSLGTAAHGMGTSKAFELSSLTGTISSIAMILTALFTLSVTPALLAVFLR, from the coding sequence ATGCTGACCGGACTTCTGTTTCTGGTTCTGACTCTCGGAGTTTATCTGATCTCTAAACGGATTTACGCGGCCAAGACGAAAATGTACTTGTCACCGCTGATCATTACGCCGCTTCTAATTATCAGCTTCCTGCTGATGACGGGCGTATCCTTTGATTCCTACAATGCGGGAGGCAAATGGCTCACCGACCTGCTTCAGCCGGCAACTGTTGCCTTTGCCATCCCTTTGCATAAGAACTTCAAGGTGCTCAAAAAGCACGCCGCCGAGATTGCGGCAGGCGTTCTGTCAGGTACGGTAATGGCGGTTATATCCTCCGTTCTTCTGGCCAATTGGCTGCACCTCAGCAGCAATCTGGCAACAAGCCTGGTGCCCCGGTCGGTAACTACGCCGATCGCCATGAATATCTCGCAGAGCATTGGGGGCATACCAAGCATTACGGCCGTATTCGTCATTATGACCGGCGTACTTGGCACGCTGATGGGACCGACGGTCCTTCGCCTCTTCCGCATTGACAATGAAGTTGCGCGCGGAGTATCGCTGGGAACCGCTGCGCACGGTATGGGCACTTCCAAAGCCTTTGAGCTGAGTTCGCTGACCGGAACCATTTCCAGTATCGCGATGATCCTGACTGCGCTGTTTACGCTTAGCGTAACGCCGGCTCTACTCGCGGTCTTCCTCCGCTAG
- a CDS encoding aspartyl-phosphate phosphatase Spo0E family protein has product MLREFREEELSITIESLRCELLEVAQERSLSDRTVVELSERLDSYILLAQNKMMENLRTRKSSSRHRSDGSNSRRTMN; this is encoded by the coding sequence GTGCTGAGAGAATTCAGGGAAGAAGAATTGTCTATAACTATAGAAAGTCTCAGATGCGAACTGCTGGAGGTTGCCCAGGAGCGGAGTCTCAGCGACCGTACGGTTGTTGAGCTAAGCGAACGCCTCGACAGTTATATCTTGCTTGCGCAGAACAAAATGATGGAGAATCTTCGCACCCGCAAGAGCAGCAGCCGCCATAGGAGTGACGGCTCCAATTCGAGGAGAACGATGAATTAG
- a CDS encoding MarR family winged helix-turn-helix transcriptional regulator, with protein MICIARNTHFGKQGLKVSEISRLLGLTPPTVTQLLNSLEAKELVFRQADPEDRRVVRVNLTERGCEVAKKAKKHRDEILSKLVDYLGEEDSDRLADLLIKVHTFAQEHRCGLEQLPTNGDESND; from the coding sequence ATGATATGCATCGCGCGAAATACCCATTTTGGAAAGCAGGGGCTCAAGGTGTCGGAAATTAGCCGCTTGCTGGGGCTGACGCCGCCGACAGTTACCCAGCTCCTCAACAGCCTCGAAGCCAAGGAGTTGGTATTCAGGCAGGCCGATCCGGAGGACCGGAGAGTGGTGCGCGTCAATTTGACCGAACGCGGCTGCGAGGTTGCGAAAAAGGCGAAAAAGCATAGGGACGAGATCTTAAGCAAGCTCGTGGATTATCTGGGCGAAGAAGACAGCGACCGGCTCGCGGACCTTCTTATTAAAGTTCACACCTTCGCCCAGGAGCATAGATGTGGTCTTGAACAGTTACCAACGAACGGAGATGAAAGCAATGATTAA